In Mycoplasma suis str. Illinois, a single window of DNA contains:
- a CDS encoding TIGR00282 family metallophosphoesterase, protein MLFIGDVFGKPGREAVREFLPKIKKKYSIDLVIGNVENSAHCKGVTTRILRHMSECGIDFFTLGNHSWSKTDELEEIFSSWKNIVRPLNLSDSFKYYNLGVGSRSISHSGLKIRITNLLGTSVAFKNKQTNCFTVFDDLLNHLREKSNEKEIHIVDFHSETTSEKNAFLWAFNGQVSAIIGTHTHIPTNDWVITQEGTAYISDVGMTGPSCGIIGGKKEGIIRKFFHPEERFQLEAEEGPIQLCAVLMTFDRESYLPLSIEPIIIREGFSSDNYSLDNFLKS, encoded by the coding sequence ATACTTTTTATTGGTGATGTTTTCGGTAAGCCCGGAAGAGAAGCTGTTAGGGAATTCTTACCGAAAATCAAGAAAAAGTATTCTATTGACCTAGTAATAGGTAATGTAGAGAATTCAGCTCACTGTAAGGGAGTAACAACAAGAATACTCAGACATATGTCTGAGTGTGGAATAGACTTCTTTACTTTAGGAAATCATTCCTGAAGTAAAACAGATGAATTAGAAGAAATATTTTCTTCTTGAAAAAATATTGTAAGACCACTTAACTTAAGTGATTCTTTTAAGTACTACAACCTAGGAGTGGGTAGTAGATCAATTAGTCATTCTGGTCTAAAGATCAGAATAACTAATTTGCTTGGAACTAGTGTAGCTTTCAAAAATAAGCAAACTAATTGCTTTACAGTATTTGATGATCTCTTAAATCATTTAAGAGAAAAATCTAATGAAAAAGAAATCCACATTGTGGATTTCCATTCAGAAACTACTAGTGAAAAAAATGCTTTTTTGTGAGCCTTTAATGGGCAAGTATCTGCCATTATAGGAACACATACACATATTCCTACCAATGATTGAGTTATTACGCAAGAAGGAACTGCTTATATTTCAGATGTAGGAATGACTGGGCCTTCTTGCGGAATCATTGGAGGAAAAAAAGAAGGTATTATTAGAAAATTTTTTCATCCAGAAGAAAGATTTCAACTAGAAGCTGAAGAAGGACCTATTCAGCTTTGTGCTGTTTTAATGACATTTGATAGAGAAAGTTATCTTCCTCTATCTATAGAGCCAATAATTATCAGAGAAGGATTCTCCTCTGATAATTACTCTCTAGATAACTTTCTAAAGAGTTAG
- a CDS encoding N5-glutamine methyltransferase family protein, with product MPSFGELVNYFSEEYKNRILEFIFLKSEKVLNLTQYSSEKSNTIDFSCKLSEKLCSRIQNLDYPLTRLTNRVFFNQKKWFLFQGVFSPRIESELLVRILKDWVKELNLYSFSYIDLCSGSGVIFLSVLEELNSYIKRGVAIDSSFRACKNISKNSELSKDNSKIEIYLTDWVKYLTKNSEWDVITINPPYLSEKELKESKEFCLGDPKWALQGALQGWSHYQKMLEFAKTNSYWKLIIFECSEFHEQLWDRDNSLFTIRKYRDYLDKFRAIALIRK from the coding sequence ACAAGAATAGAATTCTTGAATTTATATTCCTAAAGTCTGAAAAAGTACTCAATTTAACTCAGTACAGTTCAGAAAAATCAAACACTATTGATTTTTCTTGTAAGTTAAGTGAGAAATTATGTTCAAGAATTCAAAATCTTGATTATCCATTAACAAGACTTACAAATCGTGTTTTTTTTAATCAAAAAAAGTGATTTCTATTTCAGGGAGTTTTTTCTCCCAGAATAGAATCAGAACTTTTAGTAAGAATACTAAAAGATTGAGTTAAAGAACTAAATCTATATTCCTTCTCGTATATAGATTTATGTTCTGGAAGTGGAGTTATCTTTTTATCAGTTTTAGAAGAACTTAATAGTTACATAAAAAGAGGAGTCGCCATTGACTCCTCTTTTAGAGCTTGTAAAAATATATCTAAAAATAGTGAACTTTCAAAAGATAACTCAAAAATTGAAATTTACTTAACTGATTGAGTTAAGTATCTCACTAAAAATAGTGAGTGAGATGTCATAACTATTAATCCTCCCTATTTAAGTGAGAAAGAATTAAAAGAATCTAAAGAATTTTGCTTAGGAGATCCTAAGTGAGCTCTTCAAGGAGCTTTACAAGGATGATCTCACTACCAAAAAATGTTGGAGTTCGCTAAAACGAACTCCTATTGAAAACTAATTATTTTTGAATGTAGTGAATTTCATGAACAACTTTGAGATAGAGATAATAGTCTCTTTACTATTCGTAAATATAGAGACTATTTAGATAAATTTAGGGCCATAGCCCTAATAAGAAAGTAA